In the genome of Cryptomeria japonica unplaced genomic scaffold, Sugi_1.0 HiC_scaffold_295, whole genome shotgun sequence, one region contains:
- the LOC131870135 gene encoding pectinesterase inhibitor 4-like, which produces MASYRSGLLCAIMFVAIHGGWAQTSDTISNACSNALYTHFCVSKLSKASGALEADLTQLSVIAVRLSSEVAKPVSRFIEKLKKRNPNVSALEDCSDPLKDTREQLHDSQSELKQLSNVNFMEYVEDVLTRLSGVETNQDTCLSGLKESNVPATLVSSVKDNTDNLTMLISDALAVVSTLRQQGHI; this is translated from the coding sequence ATGGCGTCCTACAGAAGTGGTCTCTTGTGCGCAATCATGTTTGTAGCAATTCATGGAGGCTGGGCTCAGACTTCCGATACAATTAGTAATGCCTGCAGTAATGCCTTATATACACACTTTTGCGTTTCAAAATTGTCCAAAGCTTCTGGGGCTTTGGAGGCAGATTTAACCCAGCTTTCTGTTATTGCAGTCCGTTTGTCTAGTGAAGTAGCGAAACCTGTTTCTAGGTTTATAGAAAAGCTCAAAAAAAGAAATCCCAATGTCTCGGCTCTTGAAGACTGCTCAGATCCGTTGAAGGATACAAGGGAACAGCTTCATGATTCACAGTCAGAACTAAAGCAATTGTCTAATGTCAATTTCATGGAATATGTAGAAGATGTGCTCACAAGGCTGAGTGGTGTGGAGACTAATCAGGATACATGTTTGAGTGGGTTGAAAGAAAGCAATGTTCCTGCAACCTTGGTTTCCAGTGTAAAAGATAATACAGATAATCTGACCATGTTGATTAGTGATGCTCTAGCTGTTGTTAGCACTCTTCGGCAACAGGGACACATTTGA